The genomic window TTTGAGAATGCGCAGCAGGCGCTTCGGGTGCGGGTGCACTTCATCAGCGACCGGCGCGACTCCATCCGCGTGCTCTACCAGGTGCGCGACGACTACAGAGACGGCGTGCCGTACGGCTGCCGCTTCAAGGCGCCGCTGCTCAGTGAGATCGAGTATCTCGGCGAGGGCGACACCCTGCTCCCTCCCGGTTGCCAGTTCCGCAACAGAGACGGCAAGAAGATCATCATGCCGGTGCGCGACTACCAGTACAGCTCCGACATCCGCCCGCCGCTGGCGCTGCTCGGGCCGGACGGCGAGGCGGGCTTCTCGGTCGTGTTCCCGTCGCTGAGCGACCTCAACAACGACGGTTCCTCCCAGAACTCAAACCGGCTGCTCGCCATGTATGAGACCGTCGATCAGATCCGCGCGGGCTGGGTCACCATCGCGCCCGACCCGTCGTTCAACGATACGGTCGAGCTGCTGGTCACCGGCGTCCGGCGCGGCTGGGCCGAGATCTTTGACCGCTACCGCTCCTACTGGGCGACGCCCTATGACTTCGGCGAGTACGACAAGCAGGATCTCAAGTGGTTCAACGAGTGCGCCGTGCACAATTTTGTCGACTTCTACGGCAGCGAGGGCTTTGACCACAAGACCATGACGGTCGACGTCGACGGGCTTCTCAAACAGGGCGAGGAATTCGGCGGTTACGACACCGTGACCATCTGGAACATGTATCCGCGCCTCGGTGTCGACAAGCGCACCCAGTGGGACTTCTACGACGACTTCCCCGGCGGGCGCCGCGCGCTTCGCGAGATGGTCGACAAGTTCCACGAAAAGGGCGTCAAGGTCTTTCTGCCCTACATCCCGTGGGACCAGGGGCCCGAGGAGACCACCGAGTCGATGGGCGACGAGTTTGCGCGCATCACCGCCGACACCGACGCCGACGGCTGGCAGCTCGACACACTCTACAGCCTGCCGCTGTCTTTCCGCGAGAAGTGCAACAAAATCCGCCCGGGCATTGTGATGACCTCGCAGTTCCACCCGACCAAGAAGCACCCCATGGAGATCCTCACCACCTCCTGGGACGAGTACTGGCGCTTTGACGCCATGCCCGAGGTCGATGTGCTGCGCTTTGTCAACCCCATCCACATTGCGCCGATGATCTCGCGCTGGGCGCGCTATGAGGACAAGACGAGGCTGATTCACCGCGCCATGTTCGGCGCCGAGCCGATTGTCATCTGGCAGGATATCTTCGGCCGCTGGATGCCCTTTGCGGACGACCAGAAAGAGATGATCAAGACCTGGAAAGCCTGCTATCTCAAGCATCGTCTGATCTACCAGGGCAGACGGCCGATTCCGCTCTACCGTGTCGAGGGGGAGAACCTCTACTGCAACGTCTTTGCCAGCGACGACGGGACGGGCACGATCTACTCGTTCTACAACGACTCGGCGGCGCCCGCGCAGGGCAGCGTGAAGTTCTGGAAAGACAACCACACCGGCGCCGAGGTGGTACTCGGCTCGGGTGAAGCGGCGAATACCGGCGACGGGCTTGCTGTGACCGTACCGGCGTTCGACGTGGTTCATGTACTGGTCAGATAAGAGAGAAGACGCCATGCGGCTTTGCCGCATGGCGTCTCGCTTTTCAGCGGCGCTGGAATCTGGTAAGATAGAGGGGGAGGGATGATATGGAACTTCGGGTTCTTCGGTATTTTCTCATGGTTGCCCGTGAAGAGAACATCACGAGAGCGGCTCAATTTCTGCACCTGACACAGCCCACTCTCTCGCGGCAGCTCGCGGCGCTCGAGCGGGAGCTTGGCGTGAAGCTCTTCCGGCGCAGCAACCACAACATCGTTCTCACCGAGCAGGGAATGCTGCTCAAGCGCCGGGCGCAGGAGCTCATCTCGCTGGCTGACAAGACCGAGCGGGAGTTTCATCAGGCCGAGAGTCTCGGCGGTGAGCTCGCCATCGGCAGCGGCGAGCTGCAGAGCACCCATCTGCTCTCGGAGCTGCTCGCTGCCTTTCACCGGGAGAATCCGCTGGTGCGCTTTGAGATCTACAGCGGCAACGCCGACAACATCAAAGACCGCATTGAGAGCGGCAATCTGGACCTTGGGCTGCTGCTCGAGCCGGTCGACATCGGCCGGTACGACTTTGTGCGCATGCCCGGGCGGGAGCAGTGGGGCGTCCTCGTCAGCGAGGACTCGCCCCTTGCGCAGCAGCAGGCCGTCGGGCCTGAGCTCCTCGCGGGGGAGCCGCTGATCTTTTCCCGGCGGGAACTGGTGCAGCATGAACTGCTCAACTGGTTTGGCCCCTATGCCGATCAGATCACAACCACGGCGAGCGGCAATCTGCTCTACAACATGGCCGCCCTTGCCAGAAGCAGGTTGGGCGTTGTCATGTGTCTGAGGCTCGACTGCCGCTACGAGGGGCTGCGCTATGTGCCGCTCTCGCCGCCGCTGACCTCCGGCACCGTACTGGTATGGAAAAAGGCACAGACACTCTCGCCGACCGCACAGGCTTTTATCCGCCATACAAAGAAATATTTAAAAAGCATTTCTGATGATTCAATATAAGTATTGGACATTTCTTATGGACGGCATTACAATAGAGGCGTCCCCGAGAGGGGGCGCCTATTCTGTCTTGAAAGGCGGCGT from Feifania hominis includes these protein-coding regions:
- a CDS encoding LysR family transcriptional regulator; the encoded protein is MELRVLRYFLMVAREENITRAAQFLHLTQPTLSRQLAALERELGVKLFRRSNHNIVLTEQGMLLKRRAQELISLADKTEREFHQAESLGGELAIGSGELQSTHLLSELLAAFHRENPLVRFEIYSGNADNIKDRIESGNLDLGLLLEPVDIGRYDFVRMPGREQWGVLVSEDSPLAQQQAVGPELLAGEPLIFSRRELVQHELLNWFGPYADQITTTASGNLLYNMAALARSRLGVVMCLRLDCRYEGLRYVPLSPPLTSGTVLVWKKAQTLSPTAQAFIRHTKKYLKSISDDSI